In the genome of Actinomadura graeca, one region contains:
- a CDS encoding single-stranded DNA-binding protein — protein MNEAHVTIIGWIAAEPYYAVTSNGTPLLSLRVGCTPRRYDRQTGQWQDVETMFLTVNCWRGLADNINASEFQRGHPVLVTGRLRIRQYERDGQWRFSAEIEATTLGHDLSRGTADFRPVQRGGALTDEDRQQAREAADQWALAPPAEEEAKQAA, from the coding sequence ATGAACGAGGCGCACGTCACCATCATCGGCTGGATCGCCGCGGAGCCCTACTACGCCGTGACCTCGAACGGCACCCCGCTGCTGTCCCTGAGGGTCGGCTGCACGCCGCGCCGCTACGACCGTCAGACCGGCCAGTGGCAGGACGTCGAGACCATGTTCCTGACCGTCAACTGCTGGCGCGGCCTGGCCGACAACATCAACGCCTCCGAGTTCCAGCGCGGCCACCCCGTCCTGGTCACCGGCCGCCTCCGCATCCGCCAGTACGAACGCGACGGCCAATGGCGCTTCTCCGCCGAGATCGAGGCCACCACCCTCGGCCACGACCTCAGCCGCGGCACCGCCGACTTCCGCCCCGTCCAGCGCGGCGGCGCCCTCACCGACGAAGACCGCCAGCAGGCGCGGGAGGCCGCCGACCAATGGGCCCTGGCACCCCCCGCAGAAGAAGAAGCCAAACAGGCCGCCTAA
- a CDS encoding ABC transporter, protein MTTSAIPANTPMGPGGAPILGTPVAGAAVPAVEAPGLTDRLDGLDRLVAAGAGRLDRPLLDDAAALLDRAGQRLRLSGEHTVVTLAGGTGSGKSSLFNAICGLELSPTGVRRPMTSKAHACVWGLDGAGPLLDWLDVEKRHRYARASALDMERADSSLQGLVLLDLPDHDSIQALHRAEVDRFVTIADLLVWVVDPQKYADAALHRNYIVPFARHTGVTLIVLNQVDRLGPDEIDDCVADLRRLLEAEGLTQPRVVTTSAVSEDGVTGFRDILVDTVAARRARSERLSADVDRLAERFAVHRFTADPPVTLEEDRQLELVQSLTDAAGAPAVAEAMESAYELRAADFVGWPVAALIDRLRSDPLRRMRLTELREELRNAFTGPIGAQQGDVDNALHTVTDGVAAELPPPWARSVRAAARSHATEIPEALGESLKAALPTFNQVPRWWWLVKTWQFFLVLVAVLSVAWIGLLVAYGIVEIGGDDPPGLVGEAGLIPYVAVLAVCTLGMGWLTSSACRNLVALSSAKHGEKMELHMNEGIERVAEEKVVAPVTAELELYARFRRDVETALGRVTR, encoded by the coding sequence CCCCGCCGTGGAGGCCCCCGGGCTCACCGACCGCCTCGACGGCCTCGACCGGCTCGTCGCGGCCGGCGCCGGGCGGCTCGACCGGCCGCTCCTCGATGACGCCGCCGCCCTGCTCGACCGCGCCGGGCAGCGGCTGCGGCTGTCCGGCGAGCACACGGTCGTCACCCTCGCCGGCGGCACGGGCAGCGGCAAGTCGTCGCTGTTCAACGCCATCTGCGGGCTGGAGCTGTCGCCCACCGGCGTGCGCCGCCCGATGACGTCCAAGGCGCACGCCTGCGTCTGGGGGCTGGACGGCGCCGGGCCCCTGCTCGACTGGCTGGACGTCGAGAAGCGCCACCGCTACGCCCGCGCGAGCGCCCTCGACATGGAGCGGGCGGACAGCTCCCTCCAGGGCCTGGTCCTGCTCGACCTGCCCGACCACGACTCCATCCAGGCCCTGCACCGCGCCGAGGTCGACCGTTTCGTCACCATCGCCGATCTCCTCGTCTGGGTCGTGGACCCCCAGAAGTACGCCGACGCGGCCCTGCACCGCAACTACATCGTCCCCTTCGCCCGGCACACCGGCGTGACACTGATCGTCCTCAACCAGGTCGACCGCCTCGGCCCCGACGAGATCGACGACTGCGTCGCCGACCTGCGCCGCCTGCTGGAGGCCGAGGGCCTCACCCAGCCGCGCGTCGTCACCACCTCCGCCGTCAGCGAGGACGGCGTCACCGGCTTCCGCGACATCCTCGTCGACACGGTCGCCGCCCGCCGCGCCCGCAGCGAGCGCCTGTCCGCCGACGTCGACAGGCTCGCCGAGCGGTTCGCCGTCCACCGCTTCACCGCCGACCCGCCCGTCACCCTCGAAGAGGACCGGCAGCTGGAGCTCGTCCAGTCCCTGACGGACGCCGCGGGCGCCCCCGCCGTCGCCGAGGCCATGGAGAGCGCCTACGAGCTGCGCGCCGCCGACTTCGTCGGCTGGCCCGTCGCCGCCCTCATCGACCGCCTCCGCTCGGACCCGCTGCGCCGGATGCGCCTCACCGAGCTGCGCGAGGAACTCCGCAACGCCTTCACCGGCCCGATCGGCGCCCAGCAGGGCGACGTCGACAACGCCCTGCACACCGTCACCGACGGCGTCGCCGCCGAACTGCCCCCGCCCTGGGCGCGCTCCGTCCGCGCCGCCGCCCGCTCCCACGCCACCGAGATCCCCGAGGCCCTCGGCGAGTCCCTCAAGGCGGCGCTGCCCACCTTCAACCAGGTGCCGCGCTGGTGGTGGCTGGTCAAGACCTGGCAGTTCTTCCTCGTGCTGGTCGCCGTCCTCAGCGTCGCCTGGATCGGCCTCCTCGTCGCGTACGGCATCGTGGAGATCGGCGGCGACGACCCGCCCGGCCTGGTCGGGGAGGCGGGCCTCATCCCGTACGTCGCGGTCCTCGCCGTCTGCACGCTCGGGATGGGCTGGCTCACGTCGTCCGCCTGCCGGAACCTGGTGGCCCTCTCGTCGGCGAAACACGGCGAGAAGATGGAACTCCACATGAACGAGGGCATCGAACGCGTCGCCGAGGAGAAGGTCGTCGCCCCCGTCACCGCCGAGCTGGAGCTCTACGCACGCTTCCGCCGCGACGTCGAGACCGCCCTGGGCCGCGTCACCCGCTGA